In Quercus robur chromosome 11, dhQueRobu3.1, whole genome shotgun sequence, the following proteins share a genomic window:
- the LOC126707682 gene encoding lupeol synthase-like isoform X3: protein MWKLKIAEGGPKLVSLNNFIGRQHWEFDPDAGTPEERAEVERMREEFKKNRFHKKQSADLLMRMQLRKENPCGPIPPPVQVKEKEVITEEAVITTLKRALSFFSSIQAHDGHWPVESAGPLFFLPPMIMALYITGGLNAVLSPAHQMEMIRYLYNHQNEDGGWGFHIEGHSTMFGTALSYIALRLLGEGPEDGEDMAMARGRKWILDHGSIVAIPSWGKFWVTVLGVYEWSGCNPLPPEFWILPNFIPMHPGKMLCYCRLVYMPMSYLYGKRFVSPITGLIQSLRQELYNEPYHQVNWNQARSTVAKEDLYYPHPLMQDMLWDFLHHVAEPILTRWPFSKLREKALKAAIGHVRYEDENSRYLCIGGVNKILCLLARWVEDPNSEAYKLHLTRIPDNYWVAEDGLKLQSFGSQMWDVTFAIQAILSCNLNEEYWSTLRKSHEFVKASQVRENPSGDFKAMYRHISKGAWTFSMQDHGWQVSDCTAEGLKVALLFSQMSQDLVGEKMETNRFYDAVNVILSLQSSNGGFPAWEPQRAYRWLEKFNPTEFFEDTLIEREYVECTSSAVQALTLFRKFYPKHRKTEIDSSISNAIQYIEDVQEPDGSWYGHWGICYTYGTWFAIGGLAACGRNYRNCPALRKTCEFLLSKQLPNGGWGESYLSSQNKVWTNIEGNRANLVQTAWALLSLIDAGQAEIDPTPIHRGVRVLINAQMEDGDFPQQEITGVFMRNCTLNYSSYRNIFPIWALGEYRRQVLFAQNLNA from the exons ATGTGGAAGTTGAAGATAGCCGAAGGAGGGCCAAAGCTGGTGAGTCTAAACAATTTCATTGGGCGGCAACACTGGGAATTCGACCCTGATGCTGGTACTCCTGAAGAGCGTGCTGAAGTTGAAAGGATGCGTGAGGAGTTTAAGAAAAACCGGTTTCATAAGAAACAAAGTGCTGATCTTTTGATGAGGATGCAG CTTAGAAAGGAGAACCCATGTGGGCCTATTCCACCACCAGTCCaagtgaaagaaaaagaggTGATAACAGAGGAAGCAGTGATAACTACTCTGAAAAGAGCACTGAGCTTTTTTTCATCCATTCAAGCCCATGATGGCCACTGGCCTGTTGAATCTGCTGGCCCTCTGTTTTTCCTTCCACCCATG ATAATGGCATTGTACATCACGGGAGGTCTCAATGCTGTGCTTTCACCAGCACACCAGATGGAAATGATTCGATACTTGTATAATCACCAG AATGAAGACGGAGGTTGGGGCTTCCATATTGAAGGTCACAGTACAATGTTTGGCACAGCTTTGAGCTACATTGCCTTAAGGCTACTTGGTGAGGGACCTGAAGATGGTGAAGACATGGCTATGGCTAGAGGACGGAAATGGATCCTTGACCATGGTAGTATAGTAGCAATTCCATCATGGGGAAAGTTTTGGGTCACG GTACTAGGAGTATATGAGTGGTCAGGCTGCAATCCACTGCCCCCAGAATTTTGGATTCTTCCTAATTTCATCCCTATGCATCCAG GAAAAATGTTATGCTACTGTCGTTTGGTTTACATGCCAATGTCTTATTTATATGGGAAGAGATTTGTCAGTCCAATTACCGGCTTGATTCAATCACTGAGACAAGAGTTATACAATGAGCCTTACCATCAAGTTAACTGGAATCAGGCTAGGAGTACAGTTGCTAAG GAGGATTTGTACTATCCGCATCCCCTCATGCAAGATATGCTATGGGATTTTCTTCACCATGTAGCAGAGCCTATCCTGACACGTTGGCCTTTTTCAAAGTTGAGAGAGAAGGCACTAAAAGCTGCAATTGGTCATGTACGTTATGAGGATGAAAACAGCAGATACCTTTGCATTGGAGGCGTAAATAAG ATTTTATGTTTGCTTGCCCGTTGGGTTGAAGATCCAAATTCAGAGGCATACAAGCTTCATCTAACCAGAATTCCAGACAACTATTGGGTTGCAGAAGATGGCTTAAAACTTCAG AGTTTTGGTAGTCAGATGTGGGATGTGACTTTTGCTATTCAAGCAATTCTCTCTTGTAATCTAAATGAAGAGTATTGGTCAACACTTAGGAAATCACATGAGTTTGTCAAGGCTTCACAG gtCCGAGAAAACCCTTCTGGTGACTTCAAAGCTATGTACCGACACATTAGCAAAGGAGCATGGACTTTTTCAATGCAGGACCATGGTTGGCAAGTCTCTGACTGCACAGCAGAAGGGCTAAAA GTTGCACTTTTGTTCTCACAAATGTCTCAAGACCTTGTTGGCGAAAAAATGGAGACAAACAGGTTCTATGATGCTGTGAATGTCATTCTTTCTCTACAA AGTAGCAATGGTGGTTTCCCAGCATGGGAGCCTCAAAGAGCTTACCGTTGGTTGGAG AAATTCAACCCCACAGAGTTCTTTGAAGATACTCTTATTGAGAGAGA GTATGTAGAATGTACTTCGTCAGCGGTTCAAGCCTTGACACTCTTTAGGAAATTCTATCCCAAGCACCGTAAGACAGAAATAGACAGTAGCATTTCCAATGCAATTCAATACATTGAAGACGTACAAGAACCTGATGGATCatg GTATGGTCATTGGGGGATTTGCTACACCTATGGTACATGGTTTGCTATAGGAGGATTGGCAGCTTGTGGAAGAAACTATAGAAATTGTCCTGCATTGCGCAAAACTTGTGAATTTTTGCTATCAAAGCAGCTACCAAATGGTGGATGGGGAGAGAGTTACCTATCAAGCCAAAACAAG GTGTGGACAAATATAGAAGGCAACCGTGCAAATTTGGTCCAAACCGCATGGGCGCTGTTATCGCTTATTGATGCTGGACAG gCCGAGATAGATCCAACACCAATTCATCGTGGAGTCAGAGTGCTGATCAATGCACAAATGGAAGATGGTGACTTCCCTCAACAG GAAATCACTGGAGTATTTATGAGGAACTGTACACTAAACTACTCTTCATATAGAAACATTTTTCCTATATGGGCTCTTGGGGAATATCGGAGGCAAGTTCTATTTGCACAAAACTTGAATGCGTAA